In a single window of the Raphanus sativus cultivar WK10039 chromosome 9, ASM80110v3, whole genome shotgun sequence genome:
- the LOC108827545 gene encoding dirigent protein 5 — protein sequence MVRQMKSFLFLFIVLVLSETVMSARKPSKSQSKPCKNFVLYYHDIMFGVDDVQNATSAAVTNPPGLGNFKFGKLVIFDDPVTIDKNYQSEPVARAQGFYFYDMKNDYNAWFSYTLVFNSTQHKGTLNIMGADLMMEKTRDLSVVGGTGDFFMSRGIVTFETDTFEGAKYFRVKMDIKLYDCY from the coding sequence ATGGTGCGCCAAATGAAATCATTTCTCTTCCTATTCATTGTCCTTGTTCTATCAGAAACTGTCATGTCAGCTCGAAAACCATCCAAATCTCAATCAAAACCTTGCAAAAACTTCGTCCTCTACTATCATGACATAATGTTTGGGGTCGATGACGTGCAAAACGCGACATCTGCTGCCGTTACAAACCCTCCGGGACTCGGGAATTTCAAATTCGGAAAGCTCGTGATCTTCGACGATCCAGTGACCATAGACAAAAACTATCAATCCGAACCTGTGGCACGTGCTCAGGGGTTCTATTTCTACGACATGAAGAATGATTACAATGCGTGGTTCTCATACACACTTGTGTTTAACTCGACTCAACACAAAGGGACGTTAAACATAATGGGAGCAGATCTTATGATGGAGAAGACACGAGATTTGTCTGTGGTCGGGGGGACAGGTGATTTCTTCATGTCCCGAGGGATTGTTACGTTTGAAACTGACACCTTTGAAGGTGCGAAGTATTTTAGAGTCAAGATGGATATCAAACTCTATGactgttattaa